One Bombus pyrosoma isolate SC7728 linkage group LG9, ASM1482585v1, whole genome shotgun sequence genomic window carries:
- the LOC122571044 gene encoding kelch-like protein 10 isoform X2 yields MDVDSNDNSRDIDLHESNTQRLIAESGGRCMSTQAMQSLYDFRQNNLLCDAVLRLEDGGVFPIHRAILSACSPYFRTLFTTTLHSREKTDVLLPGVSSNMMNLLLEYAYLRSINVNNENVCQLLVTADYLNILGVLDFCCEYLKQNLAPENCISIMRFAREHFCKGLENSAYRYVMRHFVQVAQRSEEILHLPIEELTALIGADELNVKSEDTVWELVLKWIDYDPQSRKEFIVDLMKNIRLGLLDTQFFLENVKDHPYVTGNEACRPIIIETLKFLYDLEIITQKDGEVPTPKIARPRVPHEILFAIGGWSGRSPTNFIETYDTRADRWVKVEEVDPIGPRAYHGTAVVGFNIYVIGGFDGADYFNSCRCFNAVTKIWREVAPMNARSVAVLNDLIYAMGGYDGYYRQSTAERYNYKTNQWSLIAPMNCQRSDASATTLNDKIYITGGFNGHECLNSAEVYDPETNQWTMIAPMRSRRSGVSCIAYHNNVYVIGGFNGISRMCSGEKYNPATDIWSPIPDMYNSRSNFAIEVIDDMIFAIGGFNGVTTIYHVECYDEKTNEWYEATDMNVYRSALSACVIMGLPNVNDYIHKHRERLMEEKRQKLLALEVHRSQHQPQQDQIQQNSENSFNNEIPAPPPMPQNTGSSNENRQN; encoded by the exons ATGGATGTAGACTCGAACGACAACAGCAGGGATATCGATTTGCACGAAAGCAACACACAACGACTGATTGCCGAAAGCGGTGGCCGATGTATGAGCACGCAAGCGATGCAATCGCTTTACGACTTCCGACAAAACAACCTTCTCTGCGACGCGGTCTTAAGGCTCGAAGATGGAGGCGTGTTTCCGATTCACCGCGCCATTTTGTCAGCTTGCAGTCCGTATTTTAG AACCTTATTCACAACCACGTTGCACTCGCGCGAGAAAACCGACGTGCTTCTGCCTGGTGTCAGTAGCAATATGATGAATCTGCTTCTCGAATACGCGTACTTGCGTTCCATCAACGTAAATAACGAAAACGTGTGTCAGCTGCTGGTCACCGCCGATTACCTAAATATTCTCGGCGTTCTCGATTTCTGTTGCGAGTATCTCAAACAAAATCTAGCGCCGGAGAATTGCATCAGCATCATGAGATTCGCAAGGGAACATTTCTGCAAAGGATTGGAAAACAGCGCGTATCGTTACGTTATGAGACATTTTGTACAG GTAGCTCAACGAAGCGAGGAAATTCTCCACTTACCGATCGAAGAGCTAACCGCTCTGATCGGAGCCGACGAACTGAATGTCAAGAGCGAGGACACGGTTTGGGAACTGGTATTAAAATGGATCGACTACGATCCTCAATCTCGAAAAGAATTTATCGTCGATCTCATGAAGAATATTCGCCTTGGCCTCTTGGATACGCaattttttctcgaaaacgttAAAGACCATCCGTATGTTACTGGAAACGAAGCCTGTCGACCTATCATTAtcgaaactttgaaattcttgtacgatttggaaattattacaCAAAAGGATGGAGAGGTACCAACGCCGAAAATAGCACGACCGAGAGTTCCCCATGAAATACTGTTCGCTATAGGTGGATGGAGTGGCAGAAGTCCtacaaatttcatagaaaCCTACGATACCAGAGCGGATCGATGGGTCAAG GTGGAAGAAGTAGATCCGATCGGACCTCGTGCGTATCATGGAACTGCGGTGGTcggttttaatatttacgtgATCGGTGGTTTCGACGGTGCAGACTATTTCAACAGTTGTCGTTGCTTCAACGCTGTCACTAAAATATGGAGAGAAGTTGCTCCGATGAACGCTAGAAG CGTTGCCGTACTCAACGATCTAATTTACGCGATGGGAGGATACGACGGATATTATCGACAAAGCACCGCGGAACGTTACAACTATAAGACGAACCAATGGTCCTTGATAGCACCCATGAATTGTCAAAGATCGGATGCCAGTGCAACTACTTTGAATG ACAAAATTTACATCACGGGAGGTTTCAATGGCCACGAATGTTTAAATTCAGCCGAGGTGTACGATCCAGAAACCAATCAGTGGACTATGATAGCTCCGATGAGATCGCGTAGGAGTGGAGTGTCCTGTATAGCTTATCACAACAACGTATACGTTATCG GGGGTTTCAATGGAATATCAAGAATGTGCAGTGGAGAGAAATACAACCCTGCGACGGATATTTGGAGCCCGATCCCTGATATGTACAATTCGCGTAGTAATTTCGCGATCGAGGTGATCGACGACATGATCTTTGCCATTGGTGGATTCAACGGTGTTACCACGATATATCACGTCGAGTGTTACGACGAAAAGACGAACGAGTG GTACGAAGCAACAGACATGAACGTATATCGTTCAGCGTTATCAGCCTGCGTAATCATGGGTTTACCAAACGTAAACGACTACATTCATAAACACCGTGAACGTTTGATGGAAGAGAAACGGCAGAAACTGCTAGCATTGGAAGTTCACCGCAGTCAACATCAACCTCAGCAAGATCAAATCCAGCAAAATAGcgaaaattctttcaataaCGAAATACCCGCACCACCACCGATGCCTCAAAATACTGGTTCCAGCAACGAGAATCGacaaaattaa
- the LOC122571044 gene encoding kelch-like protein 10 isoform X1 — protein sequence MDVDSNDNSRDIDLHESNTQRLIAESGGRCMSTQAMQSLYDFRQNNLLCDAVLRLEDGGVFPIHRAILSACSPYFRTLFTTTLHSREKTDVLLPGVSSNMMNLLLEYAYLRSINVNNENVCQLLVTADYLNILGVLDFCCEYLKQNLAPENCISIMRFAREHFCKGLENSAYRYVMRHFVQVAQRSEEILHLPIEELTALIGADELNVKSEDTVWELVLKWIDYDPQSRKEFIVDLMKNIRLGLLDTQFFLENVKDHPYVTGNEACRPIIIETLKFLYDLEIITQKDGEVPTPKIARPRVPHEILFAIGGWSGRSPTNFIETYDTRADRWVKVEEVDPIGPRAYHGTAVVGFNIYVIGGFDGADYFNSCRCFNAVTKIWREVAPMNARRCYVSVAVLNDLIYAMGGYDGYYRQSTAERYNYKTNQWSLIAPMNCQRSDASATTLNDKIYITGGFNGHECLNSAEVYDPETNQWTMIAPMRSRRSGVSCIAYHNNVYVIGGFNGISRMCSGEKYNPATDIWSPIPDMYNSRSNFAIEVIDDMIFAIGGFNGVTTIYHVECYDEKTNEWYEATDMNVYRSALSACVIMGLPNVNDYIHKHRERLMEEKRQKLLALEVHRSQHQPQQDQIQQNSENSFNNEIPAPPPMPQNTGSSNENRQN from the exons ATGGATGTAGACTCGAACGACAACAGCAGGGATATCGATTTGCACGAAAGCAACACACAACGACTGATTGCCGAAAGCGGTGGCCGATGTATGAGCACGCAAGCGATGCAATCGCTTTACGACTTCCGACAAAACAACCTTCTCTGCGACGCGGTCTTAAGGCTCGAAGATGGAGGCGTGTTTCCGATTCACCGCGCCATTTTGTCAGCTTGCAGTCCGTATTTTAG AACCTTATTCACAACCACGTTGCACTCGCGCGAGAAAACCGACGTGCTTCTGCCTGGTGTCAGTAGCAATATGATGAATCTGCTTCTCGAATACGCGTACTTGCGTTCCATCAACGTAAATAACGAAAACGTGTGTCAGCTGCTGGTCACCGCCGATTACCTAAATATTCTCGGCGTTCTCGATTTCTGTTGCGAGTATCTCAAACAAAATCTAGCGCCGGAGAATTGCATCAGCATCATGAGATTCGCAAGGGAACATTTCTGCAAAGGATTGGAAAACAGCGCGTATCGTTACGTTATGAGACATTTTGTACAG GTAGCTCAACGAAGCGAGGAAATTCTCCACTTACCGATCGAAGAGCTAACCGCTCTGATCGGAGCCGACGAACTGAATGTCAAGAGCGAGGACACGGTTTGGGAACTGGTATTAAAATGGATCGACTACGATCCTCAATCTCGAAAAGAATTTATCGTCGATCTCATGAAGAATATTCGCCTTGGCCTCTTGGATACGCaattttttctcgaaaacgttAAAGACCATCCGTATGTTACTGGAAACGAAGCCTGTCGACCTATCATTAtcgaaactttgaaattcttgtacgatttggaaattattacaCAAAAGGATGGAGAGGTACCAACGCCGAAAATAGCACGACCGAGAGTTCCCCATGAAATACTGTTCGCTATAGGTGGATGGAGTGGCAGAAGTCCtacaaatttcatagaaaCCTACGATACCAGAGCGGATCGATGGGTCAAG GTGGAAGAAGTAGATCCGATCGGACCTCGTGCGTATCATGGAACTGCGGTGGTcggttttaatatttacgtgATCGGTGGTTTCGACGGTGCAGACTATTTCAACAGTTGTCGTTGCTTCAACGCTGTCACTAAAATATGGAGAGAAGTTGCTCCGATGAACGCTAGAAG GTGTTACGTTAGCGTTGCCGTACTCAACGATCTAATTTACGCGATGGGAGGATACGACGGATATTATCGACAAAGCACCGCGGAACGTTACAACTATAAGACGAACCAATGGTCCTTGATAGCACCCATGAATTGTCAAAGATCGGATGCCAGTGCAACTACTTTGAATG ACAAAATTTACATCACGGGAGGTTTCAATGGCCACGAATGTTTAAATTCAGCCGAGGTGTACGATCCAGAAACCAATCAGTGGACTATGATAGCTCCGATGAGATCGCGTAGGAGTGGAGTGTCCTGTATAGCTTATCACAACAACGTATACGTTATCG GGGGTTTCAATGGAATATCAAGAATGTGCAGTGGAGAGAAATACAACCCTGCGACGGATATTTGGAGCCCGATCCCTGATATGTACAATTCGCGTAGTAATTTCGCGATCGAGGTGATCGACGACATGATCTTTGCCATTGGTGGATTCAACGGTGTTACCACGATATATCACGTCGAGTGTTACGACGAAAAGACGAACGAGTG GTACGAAGCAACAGACATGAACGTATATCGTTCAGCGTTATCAGCCTGCGTAATCATGGGTTTACCAAACGTAAACGACTACATTCATAAACACCGTGAACGTTTGATGGAAGAGAAACGGCAGAAACTGCTAGCATTGGAAGTTCACCGCAGTCAACATCAACCTCAGCAAGATCAAATCCAGCAAAATAGcgaaaattctttcaataaCGAAATACCCGCACCACCACCGATGCCTCAAAATACTGGTTCCAGCAACGAGAATCGacaaaattaa
- the LOC122571042 gene encoding vacuolar protein sorting-associated protein 54, with the protein MAKVVKVSESLPTVLICEYCTNLTFKQIEDFIRHLRDQHCSREGGSFVCLYGYNGVCTSLPVEGVSDKDYIAHATKHATMQQQRKSNGQLSEPSSSWTVYSAAQNLPAVLNDPFKGKQSNFLTRTWGDGFVEKVDIPKSPYLPEITMQHFESYLKKITRRYRKHSRMNSNANKSTTPNELLQNFPSLRKVKSLDQMQFDLSNIPKIFLIPNLDLSQKDNFYAVFPFSKNGLLNEDSNIVMNVKQMQEKLSHYLDVVEVRIAEQVASKSQAFFHAMTSHDALMEQLTQTITVLKALRKNIHQVDKHLVNDSLEILRLERARSNRLLVQEKLKLMATVHQSQPMIQLLLSTPDYVAALDLIATTQEILLQELNGIHSFRHLSSQLTEMEKLVDKMLSTEFQRYATADLNRPLGEENTVLDSDKLVSIISGLLRQKHFQFVDTYKEEAVTTVRAVTKQRVIEALAASDCCSDQQAAALEVGGLSLAERLTLLHNAIQSLTFLLLRVKAVHDVMRDTVDLAAGRVRDGSFDDTIPDRLLTQAEHSRVTIKLNDMITSICDYCHERMGNLLSAGTNDKDRLQSEKEKLNNENSNNKQEEKEHQNWNDKSSWLSKRATTAQVCQLANLVEAFTETCEKLCGKQCTGLRSAFKAQAGKFIQRFHTELKTKLTLLLESERWKQADVPPEFQSLVTYVYENKTFPPNLFKVDDKVKKDNVQNFIMIEDEKYAIVGTALMLIQMIHEYCRTGSELIALSGTIGRHLAELLRHYNSRCCQLVLGAGAMQVAGLKTITSTILVLAARSLKLILWFMPYVKSHFQTFAEQKPSRGLGASSISGGVALLDSVEKDIRAHVKEIESKILTIVDNLLGGQISKWTARPPVPSKSFRNISSYLMKLHEAVSGILPAVEVQTLYRTVNISFKEKLREQLVKMNIVNNGGPQHGVVTSELTFYLEALRKLKVLPTNELDDNWMSDIWTR; encoded by the exons ATGGCGAAAGTCGTGAAAGTATCCGAATCGTTACCTACCGTTCTGATTTGTGAATATTGTACTAACCTTACGTTCAAGCAAATAGAAGATTTCATAAG ACATTTAAGAGATCAGCATTGTTCTAGGGAGGGAGGTTCGTTTGTGTGCCTTTATGGTTATAATGGAGTATGCACTAGTCTTCCTGTGGAGGGTGTTTCTGACAAAGATTATATAGCACATGCTACTAAGCACGCGACGATGCAACAACAACGTAAAAGCAACGGTCAATTGTCAGAGCCTTCTTCCTCGTGGACTGTGTATTCTGCAGCACAGAATTTACCAGCTGTTTTAAATGATCCTTTCAAAGGAAAACAAAGTAACTTTTTAACTCGTACTTGGGGAGATGGATTCGTAGAGAAAGTTGATATACCTAAAAGTCCCTACCTTCCTGAAATCACGATGCAACATTTTGAAtcgtatttaaagaaaattacaagg AGATACCGAAAACATTCGCGTATGAATTCAAATGCCAATAAATCAACTACACCTAACGAGTTGTTACAAAACTTCCCAAGTTTAAGAAAAGTTAAATCTTTAG ATCAAATGCAATTTGATTTATCTAATATCCCAAAAATCTTCTTGATACCTAATTTGGATCTTTCtcagaaagataatttttatgctgtatttccattttccaaAAATGGATTATTAAATGAGGATTCTAATATAGTTATGAATGTAAAACAAATGCAAGAGAAG CTAAGTCATTATTTAGATGTTGTTGAAGTTAGAATAGCAGAGCAAGTTGCTTCCAAATCTCAAGCATTTTTCCATGCTATGACTTCTCACGACGCCCTAATGGAGCAACTTACACAAACTATCACAGTTTTGAAAGCCcttagaaaaaatatacaccAAGTTGATAAGCATCTAGTCAATGattctttggaaattttaag GTTGGAACGAGCGAGATCTAATCGATTATTGGTTCAAGAAAAGCTGAAACTTATGGCTACAGTACACCAAAGTCAACCAATGATACAACTGTTGTTATCTACACCAGATTATGTTGCAGCCTTAGATCTCATTGCTACGACACAAGAAATACTTTTACAGGAATTGAATGGAATACATAGTTTTAg ACATTTAAGCTCTCAATTGACAGAAATGGAAAAACTTGTTGATAAAATGTTATCTAcagaatttcaaagatatgCAACTGCAGATTTAAACAGACCATTAGGCGAGGAAAATACAGTTTTGGATAGT GATAAACTTGTCTCCATCATTTCTGGTCTCCTGCGgcaaaaacattttcaatttgtgGATACTTACAAAGAAGAAGCTGTAACAACGGTCCGAGCTGTAACAAAACAGAGGGTCATAGAAGCTTTAGCAGCGAGTGATTGTTGCAGTGATCAACAAGCTGCAGCTTTAGAAGTTGGTGGACTTTCCCTCGCGGAAAGATTAACATTACTTCACAATGCTATACAATCTTTAACATTCCTCTTGTTGCGAGTTAAG GCTGTTCACGATGTAATGCGAGATACAGTAGACTTAGCGGCAGGCCGAGTACGTGACGGATCATTCGATGATACGATTCCCGATCGCTTGTTAACTCAAGCAGAACATTCGCGAGTAACAATAAAACTCAATGATATGATAACTTCGATTTGTGATTATTGTCATGAGCGAATGGGAAATCTGCTTTCTGCAGGTACAAATGATAAAGATAGATTACAaagcgaaaaagagaaactaaacaatgaaaattcaaataataaacaagaagaaaaagaacatcAAAATTGGAATGATAAATCATCGTGGTTGAGCAAAAGGGCAACAACAGCTCAAGTATGTCAACTAGCCAATTTAGTTGAAGCGTTTACAGAAACTTGCGAGAAACTCTGTGGTAAACAATGCACAGGTTTACGATCTGCGTTTAAG gcACAAGCAGGTAAATTCATTCAAAGATTTCATACTGAGCTCAAAACAAAGCTCACCCTTTTATTAGAATCTGAGCGGTGGAAACAAGCTGATGTACCACCAGAATTTCAGTCATTagtaacatatgtatatgaaaacAAAACTTTTCCACCAAATCTATTTAAAGTCGATgataaagttaaaaaagataatgtcCAAAACTTCATTATGatagaagatgaaaaatatgcCATTGTTGGTACAGCTTTAATGCTTATACAAATGATACACGAATATTGCAG aactGGCAGTGAACTGATAGCTTTATCAGGAACAATTGGAAGGCATTTAGCTGAATTACTGCGGCATTACAATTCACGTTGTTGTCAACTTGTCCTTGGAGCTGGAGCAATGCAAGTTGCTGGTTTAAAGACTATTACTAGTACAATACTTGTATTAGCAGCGCGCAGTTTGAAACTAATTTTGTGGTTTATGCCTTATGTTAAATCACACTTTCAAA CGTTTGCAGAACAAAAACCTAGTCGTGGACTTGGTGCATCTAGTATAAGCGGTGGCGTTGCATTACTGGATAGCGTTGAAAAAGATATCCGTGCACAtgtgaaagaaattgaaagcaaAATTCTTACTATTGTCGACAATCTACTAGGTGGTCAAATATCAAAATGGACTGCAAGGCCACCAGTACCATCAAAatcatttagaaatatttctag ttatttaatgaaattacacGAAGCAGTTTCTGGAATTCTCCCAGCAGTTGAAGTACAAACTCTATATCGTACAGTAAATATATCCTTCAAAGAAAAACTTAGAGAACAATTAGTCAAAATGAATATAGTGAATAACGGTGGTCCACAACATGGTGTAGTCACATCTGAACTTACATTTTATCTGGAGGCATTGCGAAAATTAAAAGTGTTACCAACTAATGAATTAGATGACAATTGGATGAGTGATATATGGACCAGATAA
- the LOC122571047 gene encoding cytoplasmic dynein 2 light intermediate chain 1 isoform X1 — MKYCRKSEQNVRDHALRLCLEEEQHRKTNPIETHERSFIIVGSKRVGKTTIVHRFLEKDEAPKPTIAMDYSFGRKAGKSLIKNIVHVWEVGHLTSSLVSAAMTGSSLTHSPHHVTILIMLDLSQPEILWTTFEEAFSVVRNAMKMSYDDKIIQELKQQRIKERKQAVEREVDPFPMKLCLIGGKYDQFKDLSLDKIELVGKILRATAHILGAGLYYHSAKDKSLLRRTKDLLSHYGFGIQLSDTKCTDFEKPLAISAGADSLSSIDLQFPQTRPSAILDTIKQIYVTRIPQESRSNEIILEDPSNDPNFNEPIIDRLRAQREEEINILLHDMLEGRIPQIPIPDPS; from the exons atgaaatattgtaGAAAAAG TGAACAAAATGTTAGAGATCACGCTTTGCGTCTTTGTTTAGAAGAAGAGCAACACCGTAAGACTAATCCAATTGAAACGCATGAACGCTCATTTATCATTGTTGGTAGCAAGAGGGTT GGCAAGACTACGATCGTACATCGATTTCTCGAAAAAGATGAGGCACCGAAACCAACTATCGCGATGGATTATTCTTTTGGACGTAAAGCTGGGAAGAGTTTA ataaaaaatatcgtgcaTGTTTGGGAAGTAGGACATTTAACTTCTTCATTAGTATCAGCCGCAATGACAGGTTCGTCTTTGACTCATTCTCCTCATCATGTTACGATATTGATTATGTTGGATTTATCGCAACCGGAGATTTTATGGACCACTTTCGAAGAAGCTTTCTCGGTAGTTCGAAATGCAATGAAAATGAGTTatgatgataaaataattcaggAACTCAAACAACAACGTATTAAAGAACGAAAACAAGCAGTGGAAAGAGAAGTCGATCCATTTCCCATGAAACTTTGCCTTATTGGTGGAAAATATGATCAATTTAAG GATTTAAGTTTggataaaatagaattagtTGGGAAAATATTAAGAGCTACAGCTCACATTTTAGGCGCAGGACTCTATTATCATTCCGCAAAAGATAAATCTTTATTACGAAGAACTAAAGACTTGTTATCTCACTATGGATTTGGTATTCAACTTTC cGATACCAAGTGCACAGATTTTGAGAAGCCATTAGCGATATCTGCCGGTGCAGACTCCCTCTCATCGATCGATTTGCAATTTCCTCAAACCAGACCTTCGGCTATCTTAGATACCATCAAACAGATTTACGTTACTCGTATACCGCAAGAGTCAAGAAGCAACGAAATTATTCTGGAGGATCCAAGTAACGACCCCAACTTTAATGAACCGATCATCGACAGATTACGAGCTCAGAGAGAAGAG gaaattaatattctgctTCACGATATGTTGGAAGGACGAATACCTCAAATTCCTATTCCGGATCCATCATAG
- the LOC122571047 gene encoding cytoplasmic dynein 2 light intermediate chain 1 isoform X2, producing MTDQNSEQNVRDHALRLCLEEEQHRKTNPIETHERSFIIVGSKRVGKTTIVHRFLEKDEAPKPTIAMDYSFGRKAGKSLIKNIVHVWEVGHLTSSLVSAAMTGSSLTHSPHHVTILIMLDLSQPEILWTTFEEAFSVVRNAMKMSYDDKIIQELKQQRIKERKQAVEREVDPFPMKLCLIGGKYDQFKDLSLDKIELVGKILRATAHILGAGLYYHSAKDKSLLRRTKDLLSHYGFGIQLSDTKCTDFEKPLAISAGADSLSSIDLQFPQTRPSAILDTIKQIYVTRIPQESRSNEIILEDPSNDPNFNEPIIDRLRAQREEEINILLHDMLEGRIPQIPIPDPS from the exons atgacagATCAAAATTC TGAACAAAATGTTAGAGATCACGCTTTGCGTCTTTGTTTAGAAGAAGAGCAACACCGTAAGACTAATCCAATTGAAACGCATGAACGCTCATTTATCATTGTTGGTAGCAAGAGGGTT GGCAAGACTACGATCGTACATCGATTTCTCGAAAAAGATGAGGCACCGAAACCAACTATCGCGATGGATTATTCTTTTGGACGTAAAGCTGGGAAGAGTTTA ataaaaaatatcgtgcaTGTTTGGGAAGTAGGACATTTAACTTCTTCATTAGTATCAGCCGCAATGACAGGTTCGTCTTTGACTCATTCTCCTCATCATGTTACGATATTGATTATGTTGGATTTATCGCAACCGGAGATTTTATGGACCACTTTCGAAGAAGCTTTCTCGGTAGTTCGAAATGCAATGAAAATGAGTTatgatgataaaataattcaggAACTCAAACAACAACGTATTAAAGAACGAAAACAAGCAGTGGAAAGAGAAGTCGATCCATTTCCCATGAAACTTTGCCTTATTGGTGGAAAATATGATCAATTTAAG GATTTAAGTTTggataaaatagaattagtTGGGAAAATATTAAGAGCTACAGCTCACATTTTAGGCGCAGGACTCTATTATCATTCCGCAAAAGATAAATCTTTATTACGAAGAACTAAAGACTTGTTATCTCACTATGGATTTGGTATTCAACTTTC cGATACCAAGTGCACAGATTTTGAGAAGCCATTAGCGATATCTGCCGGTGCAGACTCCCTCTCATCGATCGATTTGCAATTTCCTCAAACCAGACCTTCGGCTATCTTAGATACCATCAAACAGATTTACGTTACTCGTATACCGCAAGAGTCAAGAAGCAACGAAATTATTCTGGAGGATCCAAGTAACGACCCCAACTTTAATGAACCGATCATCGACAGATTACGAGCTCAGAGAGAAGAG gaaattaatattctgctTCACGATATGTTGGAAGGACGAATACCTCAAATTCCTATTCCGGATCCATCATAG
- the LOC122571047 gene encoding cytoplasmic dynein 2 light intermediate chain 1 isoform X3, which translates to MNAHLSLLVARGLYGKTTIVHRFLEKDEAPKPTIAMDYSFGRKAGKSLIKNIVHVWEVGHLTSSLVSAAMTGSSLTHSPHHVTILIMLDLSQPEILWTTFEEAFSVVRNAMKMSYDDKIIQELKQQRIKERKQAVEREVDPFPMKLCLIGGKYDQFKDLSLDKIELVGKILRATAHILGAGLYYHSAKDKSLLRRTKDLLSHYGFGIQLSDTKCTDFEKPLAISAGADSLSSIDLQFPQTRPSAILDTIKQIYVTRIPQESRSNEIILEDPSNDPNFNEPIIDRLRAQREEEINILLHDMLEGRIPQIPIPDPS; encoded by the exons ATGAACGCTCATTTATCATTGTTGGTAGCAAGAGGGTTGTAT GGCAAGACTACGATCGTACATCGATTTCTCGAAAAAGATGAGGCACCGAAACCAACTATCGCGATGGATTATTCTTTTGGACGTAAAGCTGGGAAGAGTTTA ataaaaaatatcgtgcaTGTTTGGGAAGTAGGACATTTAACTTCTTCATTAGTATCAGCCGCAATGACAGGTTCGTCTTTGACTCATTCTCCTCATCATGTTACGATATTGATTATGTTGGATTTATCGCAACCGGAGATTTTATGGACCACTTTCGAAGAAGCTTTCTCGGTAGTTCGAAATGCAATGAAAATGAGTTatgatgataaaataattcaggAACTCAAACAACAACGTATTAAAGAACGAAAACAAGCAGTGGAAAGAGAAGTCGATCCATTTCCCATGAAACTTTGCCTTATTGGTGGAAAATATGATCAATTTAAG GATTTAAGTTTggataaaatagaattagtTGGGAAAATATTAAGAGCTACAGCTCACATTTTAGGCGCAGGACTCTATTATCATTCCGCAAAAGATAAATCTTTATTACGAAGAACTAAAGACTTGTTATCTCACTATGGATTTGGTATTCAACTTTC cGATACCAAGTGCACAGATTTTGAGAAGCCATTAGCGATATCTGCCGGTGCAGACTCCCTCTCATCGATCGATTTGCAATTTCCTCAAACCAGACCTTCGGCTATCTTAGATACCATCAAACAGATTTACGTTACTCGTATACCGCAAGAGTCAAGAAGCAACGAAATTATTCTGGAGGATCCAAGTAACGACCCCAACTTTAATGAACCGATCATCGACAGATTACGAGCTCAGAGAGAAGAG gaaattaatattctgctTCACGATATGTTGGAAGGACGAATACCTCAAATTCCTATTCCGGATCCATCATAG